CGAGCGTCCAGACGCTTCAAGCCGATCGGCTCGCCGGTTTCTTCGCAATAGCCGTAAGTACCATCTTCAATACGCTGCAAGGCGGCATCGATCTTGGAAATGAGTTTACGCTGGCGATCACGAGCCCGAAGTTCGATGGCTCTGTCGGTTTCCGAGGAAGCCCGATCAGCCAGATCGGGATGATTTGCGCTTTCTTCTGCCAGATGATCCAGGGTTTCGCGCGCTTCTCTAAGGATGTCGTTCTTCCATGCTATCAGCTTCGCTCGAAAATAAGCTCGCTGATTCAAATTCATGAACTCCTCGTCTTCCGAGGGCACATAGTTGCTAAGATCGATCTTCTCACTCAACGCGATTCTCCTGAAGAACATCTCATATGGCTGGGGTGTATACCCAACCAATAGTACCGATTCAAGCCAAATAGATGCTGTCAACTGATTTTTAAATTTGTCATAAAATTCGGCTAAGGGTCTATTTTTTCATCATTTCTTCTCGTCGACCCCGATTCTCCGCGTTCGTAACCTTCCCGTGAAGGTGGGGCATTTCGCCCTCTCGCGGATCGCCTCGCAGTTGACGACGTATGCGAACAGACGCTACCTCATTGGGGAAATCGAGCCCCGGAATTTCGCCATGACCAGAATTTCGCCGCCGCCGTCCAGGATCTATCTTCTACGCCATGCCGAGGCCCGGCAGGCTACGCCCGGACAGAAGGATTTCGATCGCCCTTTGAGCGATAATGGCTATGCGGCGGCCGAGATCGTCGCGGAGAAAGCGATCGGCAAAGGCTATAAGCCGGACCTCGTCATTTCCTCCACTGCCCTGCGCTGTCGTCAGACGGCCGCGGCCATGCGCCGCGCCGTCATGCCCTCGACGGAATTCCGCTTTGTCGATGCACTCTATAACGGCACACCGGATATCTATCTGTCACTCATCTCGACGCAGACCGACCAGGAGTCCGTCATGCTTGTCGCGCACAATCCGATCATTGAACTGACGCTCGCCGCGCTGATCGGACATGAGGCCTTCGCCGATGCGCTCCCACGTGGTTTTCCGACAGCCGGCCTTGCTGTGATCGATGCGACATCTGCAGGCTGGACCCTGACGGATTTTGTCACCGAGTAGGGACTTCCCGATATGAGCCGCAATTCCTCTCGCGAGTGATTGCAGAGCCATATCCGCTCACCTTTTCGGCGCGAGTTTCGATCCCTATATTCACGGCCACGCTGTCATCCAGGGATCCCGCCTTGCCCCCAAGCCTGACCTCTTTTACCGACGACGCCCTCATCGCCTTTGACAATCTGGCCGATCGCGCCGCCGGTCTCGTCAATCCGACGATCCGTCTGGGTGTTACAGGCCTCTCCCGTTCGGGCAAGACCGTCTTCATCTCCTCGCTGGTGCATAATCTGCTGAATGGCGGCCGTCTGCCACTGTTCGAGCCGGTGCAATCCGGTCGCGTCTCCGCCGTTCGCCTCGAGCCGCAGCCGGATGATGCCGTGCCGCGCTTTCAATACGAGGACCACATCCGTGCCCTGGTCAAAGACCGCATCTGGCCGGATTCCACGCGTGCCATTTCCGAGCTGCGCATCACGCTGGATTATCAAAGCGCCAGCGGCTGGAACCGCCTGTTTTCGCCCGGTCGCCTCTCCATCGATATCGTCGATTATCCCGGCGAATGGTTGCTCGACCTGCCGCTGCTTGCCAAGGATTTCCGTACCTTCAGCGAGGAAACGCTGGCTCTGGCGGAGACCGGCATTCGCGCCGAACTGTCACGTCATTGGCTTGCCATGACGGAGGCGATAGACATCGCAGCATCCGCGGATGAAATGAAGGCACGCGACCTCGCTACCGCCTTTGCCGATTATCTCAAAGCCTGCAAATCCGATGAGCGCTCGCTCTCGACATTGCCGCCCGGCCGTTTCCTGCTACCTGGCGATCTCGACGGCTCACCTGCCCTCACTTTCGCGCCGTTGAAGCCGCCGCCCGAAGGCAGCGCGCCGAAGGGCTCGCTCTGGGCCATGATGGAGCGCCGCTATGAGGCCTATAAATCCGTCGTCGTCAAACCCTTCTTCCGCGAGCATTTCGCCCGTCTCGACCGGCAGATCGTTCTGGTCGATGCCCTGCAGGCCATCAATCGCGGCCCGGAAGCCGTTCAGGATCTGGAACGAGCGCTGACGGATGTGCTTGCCTGTTTCCGCCCAGGCACCAACTCCCTCCTATCCTCGCTGCTCGGCCGCCGCATCGATCGCGTGCTGGTCGCCGCGACCAAGGCCGACCATCTCCATCATGAAAGCCATGACCGGCTGGAGGCATTAACTCGCCGTCTCGTCGACCGCGCCATAGAGCGCATCGGCATGGCCGGTGCCGGCATCGATGTCATGGCCATCGCTTCGGTACGCGCCACTCGCGAGGCAACCGTGACCCGTAACGACCAGACGCTTCCCGTCATCGTAGGCACGCCGATGGACGGGGAAACCATCGCCGGCGAGACCTTCGACGGCAATCGCAAGACGGCGGTCTTCCCCGGCGATCTGCCGGAAAACCCGCGCTGGCTGTTCGAAGCCCTTGAATCGGATGGGGCGAAGGTCCATCTGCCCGAGGTGAACGTTGTCCGGTTCCGCCCGCCGGAGCTGGAAAAAACCGGGGAAGGCATCAAGCTTTCGGTGCCGCATATCCGCCTCGACCGCGCCATGCAGTTCCTGTTCGGAGACCGTCTCGCATGACGAAATCGACCGAAAACGAGCCGAACGGTAATCGTCGTCCCAGCGCCTTCACGGTGGAACCGGAAACCTCCAGAAAAGAGGTAACTTCGCCAGCGGTTCGCAAGCCGCAGAGCTTCGATACCGACATCGTGCTGACGTCCGACGCGGAAGATCCATTCATCAATCCCGCCCTCGGTGCCGATTCGGATGCAACTGCCATCGCCAAGCCCCGCCGCAAGGGATTCTCCTTCGCCAAGGTGGCGCTCGGTGCGCTTGGCATTCTGGTGTCACTCGCCTTCGGCCTCTGGACCGATCAGCTCATCCGCGACCTGTTCAGCCGGGCGCACTGGCTCGGCTACACCGCCATTGCGGTCGTCGCCATCGGCATTCTTGCCGTCCTTGCCATCGTCATCCGCGAGACCGCAGGAATGATGCGACTCGCGGCGGTACAGACTATCAAGGCCGAGGCGGAAGCCGCTATCGTCGAGACCCGGCCTGCCCGTGCCAAAGCTCTGGTCAAACGCCTCTGCACCATTCTGGAAGCCAATCCCGATACGGCAAGAGGCCGCGCGACCCTGAGGGCAGCAGAAGACGATATCATCGATGCCCCGCAGCTGATCGACCTTGCAGAGCGCGAGCTCCTCGGCCCCCTCGACCGCCGCGCCCGGGCGCTAATCCTCGGCGCGTCGAAACGCGTGTCGGTGGTAACAGCCGTCAGTCCCCGCGCTCTCGTCGATATTCTCTACGTTCTCTATGAAGCGGCCAAACTGGTCCGCGCCATGGCCGAACTCTATGGCGGCCGACCCGGCACGCTCGGCATGGTCAGGCTGATGCGCGATGTGATTGCCCATCTCGCCGTCACCGGCTCCATCGCTGTCGGCGACAGCATCGTCCAGCAGCTGATCGGCCACGGACTGGCGTCGAAACTGTCAGCGCGCCTTGGAGAGGGCGTCGTCAACGGCATGATGACCGCCAGGATCGGAATAGCTGCCATGGATCTCTGCCGACCGCTCCCCTTCAAGGCACTTAAGCGACCGGGCATTACCGATTTCGCCGGCGACCTCACGCCGAATGTCACCGGCCGCAACCCGGCGTGACGACCTGCAAATTAGGGGCTTCAGCACCTTCGGAAACCAAGCATTAACCATTCTCGGGCAAAAGTGGCAACCAGTTTCACGGTTTCGCCTCGCTAGGGAATGTCCATGTTTTCGCGTCGATTTCTTCTTGTAAGCAGCCTTGCCGCCGCAGCCATCTCCACCGGCGCCTGGACGCAATCAGCCGAAGCGGCTCCCCGCGACAAGGCGTTCTTCCAGTCTATCTCGGGCACATGGAGCGGTCCCGGCGAGATCGTTGCCGGCAAGTACAAGGGCACGAAGTTCACCTGCAATCTCACGGGCAAGCCATCCGACGGCAGCAGCGCTGGCGTCAAGCTCGACGGCACCTGCCGCGTCGGCGTCTTCCAACAGCCGATGTCGGCCGAGATCACGCAGAACGGCGGTTCCTACAGCGGAAAATTCCTGGATGGCGCAGCCGGTAAGGGCCTCGACGTCACATCCGGCACGGTCAACGATAACACGGTCGTTCTCGGATTGATCCGCCAGAAGCTCAACGGCGCCATGATCGCCCGCGTTGCGGACAACAAGTCGATGAATGTCACAATCTCGGTGAAGGTCGGCGAGCAGATGGTCCCTGTCATCGGCGTCACGCTGAAGCGCGCCGACGTCGACCAGATGGCGGTTGGATCGATCCAGTAAGCATTGGGCAACAATTCATAAAGAGAAAGCCGGCAATTTTGCCGGCTTTCTCTTTATATGGACATATGGTCCGGTTCAGGCCGCCCGCCACCAGTCGCGGCTTTCGTCCGCGACCTCGATACCTTCGACATCAACATCCTGCAACCAATCCGAGATTGCCCTCCCCTTGACCACGAGATCCGCGGCGAAATCGGCAAGCGGCATCAGCACGAAACCACGCTCGACCATTCGCGGATGCGGAATGGTGAGCAGCGGCTCGGCCTGTTCCAGATCTCCATAGGTCAGCACATCGATATCGATCGTTCGCGGCCCCCAGCGCTCGATCCGCACCCGCTTCATCTGCCGCTCTATGTCGAGGCACACATCCAGCAGGGCTTCCGGCGTGAGGGTCGTATCGACCGCAGCACAGGAATTGTAGAAGAAGGATTGATCCGTCTTGCCCCAGGGCGGCGCGCGATAAAGCCGCGACACCGAAATCACCTGACAATCGGCACGCGCATCCAGAGTGCGCAAGGCGAGCGCCATGGCGCGGACCGGGTTGTCCAGATTGCCACCCAAACCGAGCGTCGTCCGCACGGCTACACCTTCAGGCAAAATGCTCAATGCTCACCTGCACATAATCGAGAACGCCCGGAACCGGGGCATTGGGCTTGCGTACCGTGATTTTGGCGCGGCGAATACCCGGAAAACGACGGCATAGTTCCTTCGCCACATCAAGCGCCAGCGCCTCGATCAGATAGCGTCGGCGTCCGGTCACGATTTCCTCGATGACGCTGAATGCGATGCCGTAATTAACGGTGTCGTCGATCGAATCACGCTCCAGCGCATCGCCGGCTTCGACATCGAGTTCGGCATCGATGAAGAAGCGCTGGCCAAGGAATTCCTCCTCATCATGGACGCCATGCCGGGCAAAGAAGGCGCAATTCTGCAAAGTAATGGTGTATGTCACAGCGCTCATGGCGTCTCTCCGTTTCGAACAGGCGCGATCGGGTCCGAAAACCGCTCCCTGGATTCGAGCATTATGCTTTAAGTTTCGCGCGCGTCCTGAGAATAGCATCCGCAACCGCCAGCGCGTCCCTGTTGATTGCGACATTGTGTACGCGGAATATCGCAGCCCCCTGCAACCGCAGGATCGCGCTGGTTGCGGCAGTGCCGACATCCCGATCGGCTGCGTCGCGGCCCGTTATGGTGCCGACGAACCGCTTGCGCGAGGTGCCGACCAACAGGGGCAACTCGAAGCGCAGCAGAGCATTGAAACGCGCCATCAGCTCCAGATTTTCCTCGACATTCTCCTTGGCGAAGCCAAAGCCCGGATCAAGCACGATCGTCTGCCGATCGACACCGGCCGCAGCGGCAATCTCCAGCGAGCGATTGAGAAAGAAAAGCTGGTCATCGATCACGTCAGGCAGCTTCTGCCGCTCACGCCCGGTATGCATGATACAGAGGCCGGCACCCGTTTGCGCCGCCACGGTGGCAATATCTGGCTCGCGCTGCAGACCGAACACATCGTTGACGATATGCGCGCCGGCGCCGATCGCCAACCGCGCCGTATCGGCGCGATACGTATCGACGGAAATCAGCGCATCGGTCGTGCCGCGCAAGGCTTCGATGACGGGCAATACCCGCCCCTGCTCCTCGCTGGCATTAACGGCGGCGGCACCCGGTTTGGTCGATTCGCCGCCGATATCGATGATGCCGGCCCCGTCCTCGACACAGGCCAGCGCATGGGCAACGGCCGCATCGACGGCCTCATAATGCCCGCCGTCGGAAAAGGAATCCGGCGTCACATTGACGATAGCCATGATGACGCTTTGTCCGCCGACATCGATACTGCGGCCATGCGCGACATGCCAGGTTTGGCTGCGAAGCTCCGTCACGAACCGTCCATCCCATTGAAAAGGAAAAAACCTCGCGCTTGATATTGCGCTCACAGTGGCTATGCCGCAAGGTTCGCAGAAGTTCAACATGGTAGCGACACGCATGCCGCTTGCATCCCATAAGTTCAGTCTTTCGTGTGCATTGCTGCTCGCGTTCTGCATACCCAATGTAGCCGGCGCGGAAGTCATCGCCCGCAAATCCATTTCTTATTTCGACATAAAGGGCAGCACTGCCGACGAGCTCGATGCCGCCCTGAACCAGCGCGGACCGCTGGCGATCGGCTCCAGCAGTCACCATCCCGGTGCGACGAGGATCCGCTTCGGCGGCAATGCGACCTACAGCGAAGCAAACGGCCGCTGCTATATTTCCGGCGTCAAGGTTACGGTCGATACGGAAATCATTCTGCCGCGCTGGCGTGACCGGCGGCATGCCAGCAAGCAGCTTTCTATGATCTGGGATACATTGGCCGCCGATATCCGGCGCCATGAGGACCGGCATGTCGAAATCGCCCGTCAACATGCGCGGCAGATGGAAAGGCAGATCCTGTCTCTGCCGTCAGCCAGCAATTGTGATGCGCTTCAGGAAAAGGCGAATGAGGTGACGTCGCGGGAAACCGACCGGCACGATGCCGATCAGGCGCGCTTCGATCGCATCGAAGCGATCAATTTCACGAGCCGGATGCAAAGGCTGCTCTACTATCGCAGCCGCCAAGGCGCTCGGTAGTAGCCTTCCGAAAACTACCTTTCGGCGCAAAAGGCGATCAGCAGCGCCAACTGTGGGAAATCAGTCACTATATCCTGTGAATCGTCTGATCTCGTCGTTCTTTGAACTTTACGAGAATCTGAAATAGGTTTTTCCTATCAATTACAGAGACAAACGCACTGGTTGATTCGAAGAAGACCGGGTGGATGTCGCAAAAGGATCGATTTTAAGTACCTGCGCTGGCGGGTTTCTTCGCTCTTCGGCGCAGTCGGGTTTGATTTTCAAAGCATGCGCTAAGTGTTCTCCTGGCGCGTCCTGAAGCCGCAGGTGTTTCCTCCCTTGCCTGCGGTGATGCGCCCGCCTCGCCTCGCTCGCTGCACCAGCTGAGCGGGGCATCTTTTTTGGAGATTCGACTCTCAGCGGGATTATCGCGACGGATAGGACGGGACGTGCCCGAGGTCCGGTGTCAGGCCTGGCGCTCCGGCACATGGACGACAAGGCCGTCCAGCGTACTCTTCATCTTGATCTGACAGGAGAGCCGCGAGTTCGGACGAACGTCGAAGGCGAAGTCGAGCATATCTTCTTCCATGGCTTCCGGGCCGCCGACCTTTTCGGTCCATTCCTCGTCGACATAGACATGACAGGTGGCACAGGCGCACGCACCGCCGCACTCCGCTTCGATGCCTGGAACGGAGTTGCGTACGGCATTTTCCATCACGGTGGAGCCCTCGTCGACATTGAGGTCAAAGCGCGTGCCGTCGAAGGCGACGATGGTCAATTTGGTCATGTGGGTGAATTCCGATATTTCGTGAATGAAGGGTGATCGGAATTTTACTTCCAACAAATCGATGGGGCAGTCAACATTTGCGCCGCCGAAACGGTTTGTCCCGTCTGGCGGCGCAAGGGTGCACATCATTGATCGTCGAGCGGATCAGCTCAGCGCGAAAGCTTCAAAATGAAGTTTTCAGCCTCGATGACGCTGGTTGTAACCGCTGCCACGTGAGCGGCGTCGCCGACATTGCTTTCGAGTGCTCCGGCCGCATCCGCCACGCGGAAAGCGCCAATGGCGCTGGCAGCGCCCTTCAGCTTGTGCGATGCGGCCTCCATCCGCTTGGGATCGCCGCTGCCGATCTCCTGCAGGCAGGAGCGGGCCTGCCTTGCGAACATCTGCAGCACCTCGACCTCAAGCGCCTTGTCGCCCATAGTCTGCTTGCCGAGGTGGACGAGATCGATCGCCCGCTCCCGCGACGGGGCCGCGCCCCGCGAATTATCAGGAGATTCAAATGCGATGTTCAAAGCTGCCATGTGCCAATGCTCCCGTCATTTATCTATGACTGTTTTATGGACCTGCCGCATAGTTGCGGCCCGGGCATGGCCATCCAGTTAAATTTTGGCACATTGAGGGCCGAAAACTCCAGACATGGTTAACGTGCGTTAAACATGCTCAAAATCTTAGGTTTTCATGGCGTTGAACAGGTAAACAGGGTTAATGCCACCTTAACGATCCACTGGCTTTAAGGTGGAATTAATTGTCATGACTGGGGGAATGTGTCACTAC
The Rhizobium sp. 11515TR DNA segment above includes these coding regions:
- a CDS encoding YcjX family protein; protein product: MPPSLTSFTDDALIAFDNLADRAAGLVNPTIRLGVTGLSRSGKTVFISSLVHNLLNGGRLPLFEPVQSGRVSAVRLEPQPDDAVPRFQYEDHIRALVKDRIWPDSTRAISELRITLDYQSASGWNRLFSPGRLSIDIVDYPGEWLLDLPLLAKDFRTFSEETLALAETGIRAELSRHWLAMTEAIDIAASADEMKARDLATAFADYLKACKSDERSLSTLPPGRFLLPGDLDGSPALTFAPLKPPPEGSAPKGSLWAMMERRYEAYKSVVVKPFFREHFARLDRQIVLVDALQAINRGPEAVQDLERALTDVLACFRPGTNSLLSSLLGRRIDRVLVAATKADHLHHESHDRLEALTRRLVDRAIERIGMAGAGIDVMAIASVRATREATVTRNDQTLPVIVGTPMDGETIAGETFDGNRKTAVFPGDLPENPRWLFEALESDGAKVHLPEVNVVRFRPPELEKTGEGIKLSVPHIRLDRAMQFLFGDRLA
- the folB gene encoding dihydroneopterin aldolase codes for the protein MSAVTYTITLQNCAFFARHGVHDEEEFLGQRFFIDAELDVEAGDALERDSIDDTVNYGIAFSVIEEIVTGRRRYLIEALALDVAKELCRRFPGIRRAKITVRKPNAPVPGVLDYVQVSIEHFA
- a CDS encoding YcjF family protein translates to MTKSTENEPNGNRRPSAFTVEPETSRKEVTSPAVRKPQSFDTDIVLTSDAEDPFINPALGADSDATAIAKPRRKGFSFAKVALGALGILVSLAFGLWTDQLIRDLFSRAHWLGYTAIAVVAIGILAVLAIVIRETAGMMRLAAVQTIKAEAEAAIVETRPARAKALVKRLCTILEANPDTARGRATLRAAEDDIIDAPQLIDLAERELLGPLDRRARALILGASKRVSVVTAVSPRALVDILYVLYEAAKLVRAMAELYGGRPGTLGMVRLMRDVIAHLAVTGSIAVGDSIVQQLIGHGLASKLSARLGEGVVNGMMTARIGIAAMDLCRPLPFKALKRPGITDFAGDLTPNVTGRNPA
- a CDS encoding SixA phosphatase family protein encodes the protein MTRISPPPSRIYLLRHAEARQATPGQKDFDRPLSDNGYAAAEIVAEKAIGKGYKPDLVISSTALRCRQTAAAMRRAVMPSTEFRFVDALYNGTPDIYLSLISTQTDQESVMLVAHNPIIELTLAALIGHEAFADALPRGFPTAGLAVIDATSAGWTLTDFVTE
- the dksA gene encoding RNA polymerase-binding protein DksA; amino-acid sequence: MSEKIDLSNYVPSEDEEFMNLNQRAYFRAKLIAWKNDILREARETLDHLAEESANHPDLADRASSETDRAIELRARDRQRKLISKIDAALQRIEDGTYGYCEETGEPIGLKRLDARPIATLSIEAQERHERREKVYRDE
- the folK gene encoding 2-amino-4-hydroxy-6-hydroxymethyldihydropteridine diphosphokinase; amino-acid sequence: MALALRTLDARADCQVISVSRLYRAPPWGKTDQSFFYNSCAAVDTTLTPEALLDVCLDIERQMKRVRIERWGPRTIDIDVLTYGDLEQAEPLLTIPHPRMVERGFVLMPLADFAADLVVKGRAISDWLQDVDVEGIEVADESRDWWRAA
- a CDS encoding 2Fe-2S iron-sulfur cluster-binding protein, which produces MTKLTIVAFDGTRFDLNVDEGSTVMENAVRNSVPGIEAECGGACACATCHVYVDEEWTEKVGGPEAMEEDMLDFAFDVRPNSRLSCQIKMKSTLDGLVVHVPERQA
- the folP gene encoding dihydropteroate synthase; amino-acid sequence: MTELRSQTWHVAHGRSIDVGGQSVIMAIVNVTPDSFSDGGHYEAVDAAVAHALACVEDGAGIIDIGGESTKPGAAAVNASEEQGRVLPVIEALRGTTDALISVDTYRADTARLAIGAGAHIVNDVFGLQREPDIATVAAQTGAGLCIMHTGRERQKLPDVIDDQLFFLNRSLEIAAAAGVDRQTIVLDPGFGFAKENVEENLELMARFNALLRFELPLLVGTSRKRFVGTITGRDAADRDVGTAATSAILRLQGAAIFRVHNVAINRDALAVADAILRTRAKLKA
- a CDS encoding Hpt domain-containing protein, with translation MAALNIAFESPDNSRGAAPSRERAIDLVHLGKQTMGDKALEVEVLQMFARQARSCLQEIGSGDPKRMEAASHKLKGAASAIGAFRVADAAGALESNVGDAAHVAAVTTSVIEAENFILKLSR
- a CDS encoding DUF922 domain-containing Zn-dependent protease, with the translated sequence MPLASHKFSLSCALLLAFCIPNVAGAEVIARKSISYFDIKGSTADELDAALNQRGPLAIGSSSHHPGATRIRFGGNATYSEANGRCYISGVKVTVDTEIILPRWRDRRHASKQLSMIWDTLAADIRRHEDRHVEIARQHARQMERQILSLPSASNCDALQEKANEVTSRETDRHDADQARFDRIEAINFTSRMQRLLYYRSRQGAR